A stretch of the Amycolatopsis sp. BJA-103 genome encodes the following:
- the rpsB gene encoding 30S ribosomal protein S2 produces the protein MAVVTMKQLLDSGVHFGHQTRRWNPKMKRYIFTERNGIYIIDLQQTLTYIDRAFEFIKETVAHGGTIMFVGTKKQAQEAIASEAARVGMPYVNQRWLGGMLTNFQTVHKRLLRLKELESQEQTGGFAGLTKREILTLTREKDKLEKTLGGIRDMAKVPSIVWIVDTKKEHIAVGEARKLNIPVVAILDTNCDPDEVDYPIPGNDDAIRSAALLTKVVAEAAAAGLMARSSRNGGSADTKPEPGVVATDEPLAEWEKELLAGSETAAADAKEAAAATGATTEVPAEAPVEAPAEQATASS, from the coding sequence ATGGCCGTCGTCACCATGAAGCAGCTGCTCGACAGCGGCGTGCACTTCGGGCACCAGACCCGTCGGTGGAACCCGAAGATGAAGCGCTACATCTTCACCGAGCGCAATGGCATCTACATCATCGACCTTCAGCAGACGCTGACCTACATCGACCGCGCGTTCGAGTTCATCAAGGAAACCGTCGCGCACGGCGGCACCATCATGTTCGTCGGCACCAAGAAGCAGGCCCAGGAGGCCATCGCTTCCGAGGCCGCCCGCGTGGGCATGCCCTACGTGAACCAGCGCTGGCTGGGCGGCATGCTGACCAACTTCCAGACGGTGCACAAGCGTCTGCTCCGCCTGAAGGAGCTCGAGTCGCAGGAGCAGACCGGCGGCTTCGCCGGCCTGACCAAGCGCGAGATCCTCACGCTCACCCGTGAGAAGGACAAGCTCGAGAAGACCCTCGGCGGTATCCGCGACATGGCCAAGGTGCCGAGCATCGTGTGGATCGTCGACACGAAGAAGGAGCACATCGCCGTCGGCGAGGCTCGCAAGCTCAACATCCCGGTCGTCGCGATCCTCGACACCAACTGCGACCCGGACGAGGTCGACTACCCGATTCCGGGTAACGACGACGCGATCCGTTCGGCCGCGCTGCTGACCAAGGTCGTGGCCGAGGCCGCCGCCGCCGGTCTGATGGCCCGCTCCAGCCGCAACGGTGGCTCCGCCGACACCAAGCCCGAGCCGGGTGTCGTCGCCACGGACGAGCCGCTGGCCGAGTGGGAGAAGGAGCTGCTCGCCGGCTCCGAGACCGCCGCCGCGGACGCCAAGGAAGCCGCCGCCGCGACCGGCGCGACCACCGAAGTTCCCGCCGAGGCGCCCGTCGAGGCTCCGGCCGAGCAGGCCACCGCCTCCTCCTGA